In Mycobacterium tuberculosis H37Rv, a single window of DNA contains:
- a CDS encoding monooxygenase: MKAPLRFGVFITPFHPTGQSPTVALQYDMERVVALDRLGYDEAWFGEHHSGGYELIACPEVFIAAAAERTTHIRLGTGVVSLPYHHPLMVADRWVLLDHLTRGRVMFGTGPGALPSDAYMMGIDPVEQRRMMQESLEAILALFRAAPDERIDRHSDWFTLREAQLHIRPYTWPYPEIATAAMISPSGPRLAGALGTSLLSLSMSVPGGYAALETAWGVVREQAAKAGRGEPDRADWRVLSIMHLSDSRDQAIDDCTYGLPDFSRYFGAAGFVPLANTVEGTQSSREFVEQYAAKGNCCIGTPDDAIAHIEDLLHRSGGFGTLLLLGHDWAPPPATFHSYELFARAVIPYFKGQLAAPRASHEWARGKRDQLIGRAGEAVVKAITEHVAEQGEAGS, from the coding sequence ATGAAGGCACCGTTGCGTTTTGGCGTTTTCATCACGCCATTCCATCCGACCGGTCAATCCCCGACCGTGGCGTTGCAATACGACATGGAGCGCGTCGTTGCGCTGGACCGGCTCGGCTACGACGAGGCGTGGTTTGGCGAACACCACTCCGGTGGCTACGAGCTGATCGCTTGCCCGGAGGTGTTTATCGCGGCCGCAGCGGAACGGACCACCCACATCCGGCTAGGTACCGGAGTGGTTTCGCTGCCCTACCATCATCCGCTAATGGTGGCCGACCGTTGGGTGCTGCTGGATCACCTGACCCGTGGGCGGGTCATGTTCGGCACCGGCCCCGGCGCGCTGCCGTCGGACGCCTACATGATGGGCATCGATCCGGTCGAGCAGCGACGAATGATGCAGGAGTCCCTCGAGGCGATTCTCGCGCTGTTCCGTGCCGCACCTGACGAGCGAATCGACCGCCACTCCGACTGGTTCACCCTGCGTGAAGCGCAATTGCACATCCGCCCCTACACCTGGCCGTACCCCGAAATCGCTACCGCAGCCATGATTTCGCCATCGGGTCCGCGACTGGCCGGTGCGCTGGGCACGTCGCTGTTATCACTGTCGATGTCAGTGCCCGGCGGCTACGCTGCGCTGGAAACAGCGTGGGGCGTGGTGCGGGAGCAGGCCGCCAAAGCTGGGCGGGGCGAGCCGGATCGCGCCGATTGGCGGGTGTTGAGCATCATGCACTTGTCGGACAGCCGCGACCAGGCGATCGACGACTGCACTTACGGGTTACCCGACTTCTCGAGGTACTTCGGCGCGGCAGGGTTTGTCCCGTTGGCGAACACCGTGGAAGGCACCCAGTCGTCTCGGGAATTCGTCGAGCAATACGCGGCCAAGGGAAATTGCTGCATCGGCACGCCCGATGACGCGATCGCCCACATTGAAGACTTGCTGCACCGGTCGGGTGGCTTCGGAACGTTGCTACTGCTCGGCCACGACTGGGCCCCGCCACCGGCAACCTTTCACTCCTATGAGCTGTTCGCCCGTGCTGTGATTCCTTATTTCAAGGGACAACTCGCGGCGCCGCGGGCGTCGCACGAATGGGCTAGAGGCAAGCGCGACCAATTGATTGGCCGCGCCGGCGAAGCGGTCGTCAAAGCCATCACCGAGCACGTCGCCGAACAAGGGGAAGCGGGCAGCTGA
- the esxV gene encoding ESAT-6 like protein EsxV encodes MTINYQFGDVDAHGAMIRAQAGSLEAEHQAIISDVLTASDFWGGAGSAACQGFITQLGRNFQVIYEQANAHGQKVQAAGNNMAQTDSAVGSSWA; translated from the coding sequence ATGACCATCAACTATCAATTCGGGGACGTCGACGCTCACGGCGCCATGATCCGCGCTCAGGCCGGGTCGCTGGAGGCCGAGCATCAGGCCATCATTTCTGATGTGTTGACCGCGAGTGACTTTTGGGGCGGCGCCGGTTCGGCGGCCTGCCAGGGGTTCATTACCCAGCTGGGCCGTAACTTCCAGGTGATCTACGAGCAGGCCAACGCCCACGGGCAGAAGGTGCAGGCTGCCGGCAACAACATGGCACAAACCGACAGCGCCGTCGGCTCCAGCTGGGCCTAA
- the espD gene encoding ESX-1 secretion-associated protein EspD, producing MDLPGNDFDSNDFDAVDLWGADGAEGWTADPIIGVGSAATPDTGPDLDNAHGQAETDTEQEIALFTVTNPPRTVSVSTLMDGRIDHVELSARVAWMSESQLASEILVIADLARQKAQSAQYAFILDRMSQQVDADEHRVALLRKTVGETWGLPSPEEAAAAEAEVFATRYSDDCPAPDDESDPW from the coding sequence GTGGACTTGCCCGGAAATGACTTTGACAGCAACGATTTCGACGCCGTGGATCTCTGGGGTGCCGACGGCGCGGAGGGCTGGACTGCGGATCCGATTATTGGCGTCGGGTCGGCGGCGACCCCGGACACCGGACCCGACCTGGACAATGCCCACGGTCAGGCGGAGACGGACACCGAACAAGAGATCGCGCTTTTTACCGTGACGAATCCCCCACGCACGGTGTCGGTATCGACGCTGATGGACGGCCGGATTGACCATGTCGAGCTGTCGGCCAGGGTGGCCTGGATGAGTGAGTCGCAGCTCGCTTCTGAGATCCTGGTGATTGCCGACCTGGCGCGGCAGAAGGCGCAGTCGGCCCAGTACGCCTTCATCCTTGACAGGATGAGTCAACAGGTCGATGCAGATGAACACCGCGTCGCACTGCTACGTAAGACCGTGGGCGAAACCTGGGGGTTACCATCGCCGGAAGAAGCCGCGGCAGCAGAAGCTGAGGTGTTCGCGACGCGCTACAGCGACGATTGTCCAGCACCAGACGACGAGAGCGATCCATGGTGA
- the ephA gene encoding epoxide hydrolase EphA (epoxide hydratase (arene-oxide hydratase)): MGAPTERLVDTNGVRLRVVEAGEPGAPVVILAHGFPELAYSWRHQIPALADAGYHVLAPDQRGYGGSSRPEAIEAYDIHRLTADLVGLLDDVGAERAVWVGHDWGAVVVWNAPLLHADRVAAVAALSVPALPRAQVPPTQAFRSRFGENFFYILYFQEPGIADAELNGDPARTMRRMIGGLRPPGDQSAAMRMLAPGPDGFIDRLPEPAGLPAWISQEELDHYIGEFTRTGFTGGLNWYRNFDRNWETTADLAGKTISVPSLFIAGTADPVLTFTRTDRAAEVISGPYREVLIDGAGHWLQQERPGEVTAALLEFLTGLELR; this comes from the coding sequence ATGGGCGCACCTACCGAACGGTTAGTTGATACCAACGGCGTGCGACTGCGAGTGGTCGAGGCCGGTGAGCCCGGCGCACCCGTGGTGATACTGGCCCACGGCTTTCCCGAACTGGCCTATTCATGGAGACACCAGATTCCTGCGCTTGCCGACGCCGGCTACCACGTGTTGGCTCCCGATCAGCGCGGTTACGGCGGATCGTCTCGCCCAGAGGCGATCGAGGCCTACGACATTCACCGGTTGACCGCTGACCTAGTGGGCCTACTAGATGATGTCGGTGCCGAGCGGGCGGTCTGGGTTGGTCATGACTGGGGTGCCGTGGTGGTGTGGAACGCGCCACTGCTGCACGCTGACCGAGTCGCCGCCGTTGCCGCGTTGAGCGTCCCCGCGCTGCCCCGGGCACAGGTGCCGCCGACGCAAGCGTTCCGCAGCAGGTTTGGGGAGAACTTCTTCTACATCCTTTATTTCCAGGAGCCCGGCATCGCCGACGCCGAACTCAATGGCGACCCGGCCCGCACGATGCGCCGAATGATCGGCGGTCTGCGCCCTCCGGGCGATCAGAGCGCGGCAATGCGTATGCTGGCGCCCGGCCCCGACGGCTTTATCGATCGGCTTCCGGAGCCGGCCGGGTTGCCGGCCTGGATTAGTCAGGAGGAACTCGACCACTACATCGGCGAGTTCACCCGCACCGGTTTCACCGGCGGCCTGAACTGGTACCGCAACTTCGACCGCAACTGGGAGACCACGGCCGACCTCGCCGGCAAGACGATCTCCGTGCCCTCGTTGTTCATTGCGGGCACAGCCGATCCCGTCTTGACGTTCACCCGCACCGACCGCGCTGCGGAGGTGATCTCCGGCCCGTATCGCGAGGTGCTGATCGACGGGGCCGGTCACTGGCTGCAGCAGGAACGTCCCGGTGAGGTGACCGCGGCCCTGCTGGAGTTCCTGACGGGGTTGGAGTTGCGATGA
- the espA gene encoding ESX-1 secretion-associated protein EspA codes for MSRAFIIDPTISAIDGLYDLLGIGIPNQGGILYSSLEYFEKALEELAAAFPGDGWLGSAADKYAGKNRNHVNFFQELADLDRQLISLIHDQANAVQTTRDILEGAKKGLEFVRPVAVDLTYIPVVGHALSAAFQAPFCAGAMAVVGGALAYLVVKTLINATQLLKLLAKLAELVAAAIADIISDVADIIKGTLGEVWEFITNALNGLKELWDKLTGWVTGLFSRGWSNLESFFAGVPGLTGATSGLSQVTGLFGAAGLSASSGLAHADSLASSASLPALAGIGGGSGFGGLPSLAQVHAASTRQALRPRADGPVGAAAEQVGGQSQLVSAQGSQGMGGPVGMGGMHPSSGASKGTTTKKYSEGAAAGTEDAERAPVEADAGGGQKVLVRNVV; via the coding sequence ATGAGCAGAGCGTTCATCATCGATCCAACGATCAGTGCCATTGACGGCTTGTACGACCTTCTGGGGATTGGAATACCCAACCAAGGGGGTATCCTTTACTCCTCACTAGAGTACTTCGAAAAAGCCCTGGAGGAGCTGGCAGCAGCGTTTCCGGGTGATGGCTGGTTAGGTTCGGCCGCGGACAAATACGCCGGCAAAAACCGCAACCACGTGAATTTTTTCCAGGAACTGGCAGACCTCGATCGTCAGCTCATCAGCCTGATCCACGACCAGGCCAACGCGGTCCAGACGACCCGCGACATCCTGGAGGGCGCCAAGAAAGGTCTCGAGTTCGTGCGCCCGGTGGCTGTGGACCTGACCTACATCCCGGTCGTCGGGCACGCCCTATCGGCCGCCTTCCAGGCGCCGTTTTGCGCGGGCGCGATGGCCGTAGTGGGCGGCGCGCTTGCCTACTTGGTCGTGAAAACGCTGATCAACGCGACTCAACTCCTCAAATTGCTTGCCAAATTGGCGGAGTTGGTCGCGGCCGCCATTGCGGACATCATTTCGGATGTGGCGGACATCATCAAGGGCACCCTCGGAGAAGTGTGGGAGTTCATCACAAACGCGCTCAACGGCCTGAAAGAGCTTTGGGACAAGCTCACGGGGTGGGTGACCGGACTGTTCTCTCGAGGGTGGTCGAACCTGGAGTCCTTCTTTGCGGGCGTCCCCGGCTTGACCGGCGCGACCAGCGGCTTGTCGCAAGTGACTGGCTTGTTCGGTGCGGCCGGTCTGTCCGCATCGTCGGGCTTGGCTCACGCGGATAGCCTGGCGAGCTCAGCCAGCTTGCCCGCCCTGGCCGGCATTGGGGGCGGGTCCGGTTTTGGGGGCTTGCCGAGCCTGGCTCAGGTCCATGCCGCCTCAACTCGGCAGGCGCTACGGCCCCGAGCTGATGGCCCGGTCGGCGCCGCTGCCGAGCAGGTCGGCGGGCAGTCGCAGCTGGTCTCCGCGCAGGGTTCCCAAGGTATGGGCGGACCCGTAGGCATGGGCGGCATGCACCCCTCTTCGGGGGCGTCGAAAGGGACGACGACGAAGAAGTACTCGGAAGGCGCGGCGGCGGGCACTGAAGACGCCGAGCGCGCGCCAGTCGAAGCTGACGCGGGCGGTGGGCAAAAGGTGCTGGTACGAAACGTCGTCTAA
- the espC gene encoding ESX-1 secretion-associated protein EspC — protein sequence MTENLTVQPERLGVLASHHDNAAVDASSGVEAAAGLGESVAITHGPYCSQFNDTLNVYLTAHNALGSSLHTAGVDLAKSLRIAAKIYSEADEAWRKAIDGLFT from the coding sequence ATGACGGAAAACTTGACCGTCCAGCCCGAGCGTCTCGGTGTACTGGCGTCGCACCATGACAACGCGGCGGTCGATGCCTCCTCGGGCGTCGAAGCTGCCGCTGGCCTAGGCGAATCTGTGGCGATCACTCACGGTCCGTACTGCTCACAGTTCAACGACACGTTAAATGTGTACTTGACTGCCCACAATGCCCTGGGCTCGTCCTTGCATACGGCCGGTGTCGATCTCGCCAAAAGTCTTCGAATTGCGGCGAAGATATATAGCGAGGCCGACGAAGCGTGGCGCAAGGCTATCGACGGGTTGTTTACCTGA
- the esxW gene encoding ESAT-6 like protein EsxW, whose product MTSRFMTDPHAMRDMAGRFEVHAQTVEDEARRMWASAQNISGAGWSGMAEATSLDTMTQMNQAFRNIVNMLHGVRDGLVRDANNYEQQEQASQQILSS is encoded by the coding sequence ATGACCTCGCGTTTTATGACGGATCCGCACGCGATGCGGGACATGGCGGGCCGTTTTGAGGTGCACGCCCAGACGGTGGAGGACGAGGCTCGCCGGATGTGGGCGTCCGCGCAAAACATTTCCGGCGCGGGCTGGAGTGGCATGGCCGAGGCGACCTCGCTAGACACCATGACCCAGATGAATCAGGCGTTTCGCAACATCGTGAACATGCTGCACGGGGTGCGTGACGGGCTGGTTCGCGACGCCAACAACTACGAACAGCAAGAGCAGGCCTCCCAGCAGATCCTCAGCAGCTGA